One window of Aspergillus oryzae RIB40 DNA, chromosome 3 genomic DNA carries:
- a CDS encoding uncharacterized protein (predicted protein) has translation MEFPDIIADTARPGRHHDEIVTSPVTHGSDTIKRPVLLNSQLSVGSSPSSPVYLLNSKLDAKILEECLARIHDTIVTGCASRFIGYECNLYKPGHRYQLEEDGGDSPQDQKPVQLDPLSTENLLRPPLQYLNRICP, from the coding sequence ATGGAGTTTCCCGACATAATCGCGGATACTGCAAGGCCAGGACGACATCATGATGAGATTGTCACTTCTCCTGTGACACATGGCTCGGACACGATAAAGCGCCCTGTTCTGCTTAACTCTCAGCTTAGCGTTGGCAGCTCGCCTAGCAGTCCTGTCTACCTGCTTAATTCTAAATTGGACGCAAAGATTCTTGAAGAATGCCTGGCCCGTATCCATGATACGATCGTTACAGGTTGTGCGTCCAGGTTCATCGGCTATGAATGCAATCTATACAAACCTGGACATCGCTATCAGTtagaagaagatggtggtgaTAGCCCCCAGGACCAAAAGCCTGTGCAACTAGACCCTCTATCAACTGAAAACCTCCTAAGACCCCCTCTTCAATATCTCAATCGGATATGTCCTTGA
- a CDS encoding alpha/beta hydrolase (predicted protein): protein MANNPTIVIVPGSWHCPKHYKYLIDGLAKFNYEAVGVTLPSVNSSPPHASWDQDAQAVREVILKSLDNGNDVIAVAHSFGGVAMSEAVKGLGKEAREKQGLKGGVVRLIYMCAMALPEGQTHVGQIQPQTPEEEELERQRQELQAKYGGMRFTEV from the coding sequence ATGGCTAACAATCCTACTATTGTAATCGTGCCGGGCTCATGGCATTGCCCGAAACATTACAAATACCTCATTGATGGTCTGGCAAAGTTCAACTACGAAGCTGTCGGCGTGACATTACCGTCTGTGAATTCAAGCCCTCCCCATGCCAGTTGGGATCAAGATGCCCAAGCCGTCCGTGAGGTTATCCTGAAGAGCCTTGACAATGGCAATGATGTCATTGCGGTCGCTCACTCGTTTGGCGGGGTTGCCATGTCCGAGGCCGTGAAAGGGTTGGGCAAGGAAGCACGCGAGAAACAGGGTTTAAAGGGCGGTGTTGTGCGACTGATCTACATGTGTGCTATGGCGCTTCCTGAGGGCCAGACTCATGTCGGTCAGATCCAGCCCCAGACccccgaggaagaggagttGGAGCGGCAACGCCAGGAGTTACAGGCCAAGTACGGCGGTATGCGTTTCACAGAGGTATGA
- a CDS encoding NAD(P)/FAD-dependent oxidoreductase (sulfide:quinone oxidoreductase/flavo-binding protein): MFRTRVTSAACAAAQKAPAARNFARASPVSSASRNHKVVVVGGGTAGLSISHQLLHSGKFTQDDIAVIDPAEWHHYQPGWTLVGGGLKTKEELRRPMNSLVDPKLKFYNDSVSTFSPEENLVTLGNGDKVNYEQLVVVPGININYGSIEGLPEALESPDSLVSTIYGYNTCDKVFRTVQKLEKGVALFTQPAGVIKCAGAPQKVMWLALDHWKRAGLYDPSNPSSSAINISFATALPAMFGVPKYSATLEALRKERGVEGLFQHDLVAIEGNTATFARLDGQEKVKKQFDLLHVVPKMGPHAFVKNSPLANEAGFVDVDDSTLRHKKFSNVWSAGDGSSLPTAKTAAAITSQSPILVRGLLSTMEGKEPEGNYDGYTSCPLLTEYGKVLLAEFKYGGQPKETFGNLFGIDQATPRRAFYHLKKDFFPWVYYQSMVKGQWGGPKGWVN; the protein is encoded by the coding sequence ATGTTCCGCACTCGAGTAACGTCGGCAGCTTGCGCTGCTGCCCAAAAAGCTCCAGCAGCACGCAATTTCGCAAGAGCTTCACCAGTGAGCTCTGCTTCTCGGAACCACAAGGTCGTGGTAGTTGGTGGTGGTACGGCTGGTCTGTCTATCAgccatcagcttcttcaCTCTGGCAAATTTACTCAAGACGATATTGCTGTTATCGACCCTGCAGAGTGGCATCATTATCAGCCCGGATGGACTCTAGTTGGCGGTGGTCTTAAAACCAAGGAGGAGTTGCGCAGGCCAATGAACAGTCTGGTCGACCCTAAGCTCAAATTCTACAACGACAGCGTGTCCACGTTTTCCCCTGAGGAGAATCTTGTCACTCTTGGTAATGGCGACAAGGTCAACTATGAACAGCTGGTTGTGGTTCCCGGCATTAACATCAACTATGGTAGCATTGAGGGTCTGCCCGAGGCTCTGGAGTCTCCCGACTCTCTTGTCTCTACTATCTATGGTTACAACACTTGCGACAAAGTCTTCCGCACTGTCCAAAAACTCGAGAAAGGTGTTGCTCTTTTTACCCAACCTGCCGGTGTGATCAAATGTGCAGGTGCGCCGCAAAAGGTCATGTGGCTCGCATTGGACCATTGGAAGAGAGCCGGCCTGTACGATCCCAGCAACCCCTCCAGTTCTGCTATCAATATCAGCTTTGCCACTGCTCTCCCGGCCATGTTTGGTGTGCCCAAGTACAGTGCTACACTTGAGGCTCTGCGGAAGGAAAGGGGCGTCGAGGGACTCTTCCAGCATGACCTCGTCGCCATCGAAGGCAACACAGCCACTTTTGCTCGTCTCGATGGtcaggagaaggtcaagaagcaGTTCGATCTGTTGCACGTTGTACCCAAGATGGGACCCCACGCATTTGTCAAGAACAGCCCTCTAGCGAACGAGGCTGGTTTTGTCGATGTCGATGATAGCACCCTGCGTCACAAGAAATTCTCTAACGTCTGGTCTGCGGGTGATGGCTCCAGTCTTCCTACAGCCAAGACGGCGGCCGCAATTACTTCCCAATCACCCATTCTTGTTCGTGGTTTGCTTTCCACAATGGAAGGCAAGGAGCCCGAAGGAAACTATGACGGTTATACTTCCTGTCCTCTGCTGACTGAGTACGGCAAGGTTCTTTTGGCTGAATTCAAGTACGGCGGGCAGCCCAAGGAGACTTTTGGCAACCTGTTCGGTATCGACCAAGCCACTCCTCGCCGTGCATTCTATCATCTGAAGAAAGACTTCTTCCCTTGGGTGTACTACCAATCCATGGTCAAGGGCCAATGGGGCGGTCCTAAGGGTTGGGTTAACTAG
- a CDS encoding MBL fold metallo-hydrolase (Zn-dependent hydrolases, including glyoxylases): protein MNSLRASQAALGSLEPMANSIQATTLRRPLRSLCQHANMRASYTTKTYYLPISADFRRASLKNKLDERRTLSCNNSPSSRSITTKIPQAVARGRASYSTEATAAGEPTIHAVFETKTGTWQYVVADPSTLAAVIIDPVLDYDPASQAVTTFAADSLLSLVKEKGYKIDRILETHAHADHLTAASYLQSRLTQEHGHKPSIGIGKRIGQVQRLFGRRYAVPPDEYSVVFDTLFDDDEKFKIGNLVATAMHLPGHTPDHLGYKIGDNVFCGDSLFHADIGTARCDFPGGSAHSLFNSGRKLLSLPDHVKIWTGHDYPPEGRATPIPWLSVQDHKSQNKHLRDGITEEEFVSLRQERDAKLAEPRLLHQSLQINIRAGQLPKPTEAGHRMLHVPLKLGDVKW, encoded by the exons ATGAACTCCCTTAGAGCTTCCCAGGCTGCTTTGGGCTCACTTGAGCCAATGGCCAACTCGATCCAAGCCACAACTCTTAGGAGGCCGCTCCGTTCTCTTTGCCAACATGCCAATATGAGGGCCTCATATACCACCAAAACCTACTATTTACCCATCAGTGCTGATTTTCGAAGAGCTTCACTGAAAAACAAGTTGGATGAAAGACGTACATTATCATGTAATAACTCACCGTCTTCACGCTCTATTACGACCAAAATCCCACAAGCTGTGGCCCGAGGCCGAGCTTCGTACAGCACGGAAGCCACCGCGGCCGGGGAGCCTACCATTCACGCCGTATTTGAGACGAAGACAGGTACATGGCAATACGTGGTCGCTGACCCATCCACTTTGGCTGCTGTCATCATCGACCCAGTCTTGGATTATGACCCAGCCAGCCAAGCCGTTACCACCTTCGCTGCCGATTCACTACTCTCATTGGTCAAGGAAAAGGGTTACAAGATCGACAGGATCTTGGAGACTCATGCCCATGCAGACCATCTCACTGCAGCGTCTTATCTCCAAAGTCGCCTTACGCAGGAGCATGGCCACAAGCCGTCGATCGGCATTGGCAAGCGTATCGGCCAGGTGCAGAGATTATTCGGTCGGAGATACGCAGTTCCACCCGATGAATACAGTGTTGTTTTTGACACACtatttgacgatgatgagaagtTCAAGATTGGAAACTTGGTAGCCACAGCCATGCACCTGCCCGGGCACACTCCAGACCATTTAGGCTATAAAATTGGAG ATAATGTATTCTGCGGGGATTCTTTATTCCACGCGGATATCGGTACTGCGCGTTGCGACTTCCCTGGCGGAAGTGCACACAGCCTCTTCAACTCCGGGCGTAAGCTTCTTAGTTTGCCGGACCACGTAAAAATCTGGACAGGCCATGATTATCCACCGGAGGGTCGCGCAACCCCGATACCTTGGCTGAGTGTGCAAGATCACAAGAGCCAAAACAAACACCTGAGGGACGGTATCACTGAGGAGGAGTTTGTGTCTCTGCGGCAGGAGCGAGACGCAAAATTGGCAGAGCCAAGATTGCTCCACCAGTCTCTCCAAATAAACATCCGGGCAGGACAACTTCCGAAGCCAACGGAAGCTGGGCATCGGATGCTTCACGTGCCGCTAAAACTTGGAGATGTTAAATGGTAA
- a CDS encoding GcvT family protein (dimethylglycine dehydrogenase precursor): MEDPTQRVIIIGAGIVGTNIADELVSRGWKDITVVEQGPLHMPGGSTSHAPGLVFQTTPSKTMTNLARYTVEKLLSLDCFNQVGGLEVATTPERLQELKRKHGYASSWGIEARLIDAEECLKIYPLLNKEKVLGGLHIPSDGLALAARATQLLIERTRNAGVRYLESTPVTGIERSGRRVTGVRIPNGVIPADIIISCAGFWGVEVGAMVGVPIPLLPLAHQYAKTTAVPALAGRAVNDLPNGLNAERPILRHQDHDLYFREHGGQYGIGYYGHRPMPVVAGSLGLTPKHVDEKNMPSRLEFTREDFDPAWKETQELLPALRDTEIDDGFNGIFSFTPDGGPLIGQAPNVEGFYVAEAVWVTHSAGVARAVAEVLTTGRSQIDLSECELSRFEEIQLSRDYVSETSQQNFVEIYDILHPMQPKESPRNLRVSPFYNRERELGAFFLELGGWERPFWYESNSELLKYLPAQWQPVERDAWSARFYSPIAAVEAWKTRNAVAMYDMTSFHRFEVSGPGSVDLLQRLTTGDITAKPGTITYTLLLNDHGGIRSDIFVSRLSEDAFQIGANTAIDLEYLVREGRRQEQHTPSRWVQVREITGSTCCIGLWGPRAWEVISTITTDDFSNAGLPYLGVKSATIAGIPVTAFRKSYVGELGWEIQTSSQYGQRLWDAIWQAGKCHGLIAAGRAAFNALRLEKGYRTFGSDMTTEHNPYEAGVASAIKTDKKENYVGKAAIQRLSKQAPTRRLRCLAVNDGRSMVLGKEPVFLNGKATGYVTSAAFGFTVRKPVAYAWLPASVTEGQTVEIEYFGRRIPATVTAEPLYDPQNSRLHADGSLVVPELQKPLKSLL; this comes from the coding sequence ATGGAAGACCCTACACAAAGAGTTATTATTATTGGGGCCGGTATCGTGGGAACCAACATCGCCGACGAGCTGGTCTCGCGCGGATGGAAGGATATCACCGTTGTCGAGCAAGGCCCGTTGCATATGCCGGGCGGCTCGACATCACACGCTCCCGGTCTCGTGTTCCAGACTACGCCTTCGAAGACCATGACCAATTTAGCCCGCTATACTGTTGAAAAGCTACTATCTCTCGATTGCTTCAATCAAGTAGGTGGCCTGGAAGTGGCGACGACCCCTGAGAGACTCCAAGAACTTAAGCGCAAGCACGGCTATGCCTCGTCGTGGGGGATTGAGGCACGCCTCATCGATGCCGAAGAATGCCTTAAGATTTATCCTCTCTTGAATAAGGAAAAGGTTCTAGGAGGTCTACATATCCCGAGTGACGGTCTAGCACTCGCTGCACGCGCGACACAATTGCTTATCGAAAGGACCCGCAATGCCGGTGTCCGCTATCTCGAGTCCACACCTGTCACCGGCATTGAACGAAGTGGTCGCCGGGTGACAGGAGTGAGAATACCCAACGGTGTCATTCCTGCCGATATTATAATTTCTTGTGCTGGATTTTGGGGTGTTGAAGTTGGCGCCATGGTCGGCGTGCCGATTCCTTTGCTTCCGCTAGCGCATCAGTATGCGAAAACAACTGCCGTGCCGGCGCTCGCTGGCCGAGCCGTTAATGATCTTCCCAATGGACTTAATGCTGAACGACCTATCCTACGCCACCAAGACCATGATCTATATTTTCGTGAGCATGGCGGCCAGTACGGCATCGGCTATTACGGTCATCGCCCCATGCCAGTCGTCGCCGGATCGTTGGGATTAACTCCTAAGCATGTCGATGAAAAGAATATGCCATCCCGGTTGGAGTTTACCCGCGAGGATTTCGACCCAGCCTGGAAGGAGACACAGGAATTGTTGCCCGCTCTACGCGACACAGAAATTGACGACGGTTTCAATGgcattttctctttcactcCGGATGGTGGTCCCCTTATTGGACAAGCGCCGAATGTCGAGGGCTTCTATGTAGCCGAGGCGGTCTGGGTAACGCATTCGGCTGGTGTTGCGCGTGCTGTGGCAGAGGTGCTTACGACAGGCCGATCTCAGATTGACCTTTCTGAGTGCGAGCTCTCCCGttttgaagaaattcaactCAGCCGTGACTACGTCAGCGAGACATCGCAGCAGAACTTTGTCGAGATCTACGATATACTTCACCCCATGCAACCGAAGGAGTCTCCACGGAATCTTCGCGTTAGTCCCTTCTATAACAGAGAGCGAGAGCTGGgtgctttcttcctcgagcTTGGAGGGTGGGAGCGTCCATTCTGGTACGAATCGAATTCAGAGTTACTTAAGTATCTCCCGGCCCAATGGCAACCTGTCGAGAGAGACGCCTGGTCAGCACGGTTCTACTCGCCTATTGCCGCCGTGGAAGCCTGGAAAACACGCAATGCAGTAGCCATGTACGATATGACCTCGTTTCACCGATTCGAGGTGTCCGGCCCAGGGTctgtcgatctcctccaacgGCTAACTACAGGCGACATCACTGCTAAGCCTGGGACTATCACTTACACTCTGCTCCTGAACGACCACGGCGGAATTCGCAGTGACATTTTCGTGTCGAGGCTCAGTGAGGACGCCTTCCAAATTGGAGCAAACACAGCTATCGATCTGGAATATCTAGTTAGAGAAGGTCGTCGCCAAGAACAGCACACTCCGAGCCGGTGGGTACAGGTACGTGAAATTACTGGCAGCACCTGTTGCATCGGACTCTGGGGACCCCGCGCCTGGGAGGTCATTAGCACCATCACCACAGATGACTTTTCGAACGCGGGGCTGCCTTACCTCGGGGTCAAGAGCGCGACTATTGCCGGAATCCCAGTAACAGCTTTCCGGAAGTCCTACGTCGGGGAACTTGGCTGGGAAATCCAGACCAGCTCCCAATACGGTCAGCGGTTGTGGGATGCGATCTGGCAGGCAGGAAAATGCCACGGGCTAATCGCGGCCGGCCGCGCTGCCTTCAACGCTTTGAGGTTGGAAAAGGGCTACCGTACCTTCGGCAGCGATATGACCACCGAGCACAACCCATATGAAGCAGGCGTTGCTTCCGCCATTAAGAcggacaagaaggaaaactATGTGGGTAAAGCTGCCATCCAGCGTCTTTCCAAACAGGCACCCACAAGACGTCTGCGCTGCCTCGCCGTTAATGATGGGCGTTCTATGGTGCTTGGGAAGGAGCCAGTATTTCTGAACGGTAAAGCTACTGGATATGTCACTAGCGCCGCATTCGGCTTCACGGTTCGAAAGCCGGTCGCGTACGCCTGGTTACCCGCCAGCGTAACAGAGGGCCAGACGGTTGAGATCGAGTACTTTGGGCGGCGTATCCCAGCTACCGTCACGGCAGAGCCATTGTACGACCCGCAAAATAGCCGACTACATGCGGACGGCTCATTGGTGGTGCCCGAGTTGCAGAAGCCCTTGAAGAGCCTTCTATAA
- a CDS encoding cupin domain-containing protein (predicted protein): protein MPETIIISSSSQGSQTTLKPTTIFTGEVYFDTLHTDETTSMANVTFTPCARTHWHTHPGGQFLKVVAGSGWICDKGSEPRRIKMGDLIWAPPGTTHWHGADDGSIMTHFVVGLGKTIWLDPVTDEDCREIGDLASPTYYLGLGVMSTGPGTRLLVLIPHTR from the exons ATGCCCGAAACaatcatcatctccagctcctcccaaGGCAGCCAAACAACCctcaaacccaccaccaTATTCACGGGCGAAGTTTATTTCGACACGCTTCATACGGATGAAACCACCTCCATGGCCAATGTGACTTTCACTCCCTGTGCGCGGACACATTGGCACACCCACCCAGGAGGGCAATTTCTGAAGGTTGTGGCCGGGTCCGGTTGGATCTGCGATAAGGGTAGTGAGCCACGTCGCATCAAGATGGGAGACCTGATCTGGGCTCCCCCGGGAACGACTCACTGGCATGGTGCTGATGATGGGAGTATCATGACGCATTTTGTTGTGGGGTTGGGGAAGACTATTTGGCTTGATCCGGTTACTGATGAGGA CTGCCGTGAGATAGGGGATCTAGCGTCTCCGACATACTATCTTGGCCTTGGAGTGATGTCAACTGGTCCAGGAACACGTCTCCTTGTCCTTATCCCTCATACGCGTTAG
- a CDS encoding uncharacterized protein (predicted protein) yields the protein MQIPSLVCGHQHVHPVIEANQSKPRTRMSGRCGYEKQPFLAQFRRISTLAAAVYGLLLKSSTKRLSVRAVLLCQSPEYSLTKSDIDEFLSSSCGRDTCEWLCICTSVDENYKGPAMKAVHIDLEHESMLYDDSLRELPIRQLSSKLVGLHTFKEHRFRIVPERAGEDTDDVGQLFSSCLVLMHLKDIYERCYGDDSGDDERYSE from the exons ATGCAGATTCCCAGCCTTGTCTGCGGACACCAACACGTACATCCCGTAATTGAAGccaatcaatcaaagccACGCACGCGCATGTCTGGACGATGTGGATACGAAAAACAaccttttcttgctcaaTTCCGTCGCATTT CAACCTTGGCTGCTGCTGTCTACGGACTCTTACTCAAATCATCAACGAAACGTCTCTCTGTCCGCGCTGTTCTACTATGTCAATCACCGGAGTATTCCTTGACCAAATCAGACATCGACGAATTCTTATCTAGTTCCTGCGGAAGAGATACTTGCGAGTGGTTATGCATATGCACTAGCGTTGACGAAAACTACAAAGGACCAGCAATGAAAGCTGTTCAT ATTGATCTCGAACACGAAAGCATGTTATACGATGACTCGCTTCGTGAGCTTCCAATTCGTCAACTAAGCAGTAAGCTTGTTGGCCTGCATACATTCAAAGAACATCGCTTCCGGATCGTACCTGAACGGGCGGGCGAGGACACAGATGATGTTGGTCAGCTTTTTAGTAGCTGTCTTGTACTGATGCATTTGAAGGATATCTATGAACGATGCTATGGGGATGATTCGGGCGACGATGAACGATA